From a single Salvelinus sp. IW2-2015 linkage group LG22, ASM291031v2, whole genome shotgun sequence genomic region:
- the LOC111949908 gene encoding myelin protein zero-like protein 2 yields the protein MSVKHFYLLVLLSGLAASGLLPVSGLRVETSGEVEAVNGTDVWLKCTFQSSSPITPATLTVSWSFRPIGPGREESVFYYHERPYPPPDGRFHKRAIWAGDIMGRDASXVVRKVKFTYNGTFSCQVKNPPDVHGNAGEVKLTVVTTASFSEIIMLAAAIGGAIVLMVISLVIIMSIRRCREKRQEEEGAEELPRRQRKDPTVCHPARAIHLYMDDDVLEVDSSDGMISEASTKDPSSSEEDDKSSDYGGGDDSD from the exons GCTTGTTACCGGTCAGTGGGCTGAGGGTGGAAACGTCGGGGGAGGTGGAGGCAGTGAACGGTACAGATGTGTGGCTGAAATGTACCTTCCAGAGCAGCTCGCCCATCACCCCAGCAACGCTCACGGTCTCATGGAGCTTCCGACCCATCGGACCTGGCCGTGAGGAGTCA GTGTTCTATTACCATGAGAGGCCTTACCCTCCCCCGGACGGGCGTTTCCATAAGCGGGCGATATGGGCAGGTGACATCATGGGGCGGGACGCCTCCATRGTGGTACGTAAGGTCAAGTTCACTTACAATGGGACATTCAGCTGTCAGGTGAAGAACCCTCCGGACGTCCATGGCAACGCAGGGGAGGTGAAACTAACCGTGGTCACCACAG CCTCCTTCTCTGAGATTATCATGCTGGCTGCAGCCATCGGGGGCGCCATCGTGCTGATGGTCATCTCCCTCGTCATCATCATGTCAATAAGACGATGTCGCgagaagagacaggaggaagagggggcggaggaactaCCTCGCAGACAGAGAAAGGACCCTACCGTGtg ccaCCCTGCAAGGGCCATCCACCTGTATATGGACGATGACGTGCTAGAGGTTGACAGCTCGGACGGTATGATCTCTGAGGCCAGCACCAAGGACCCCAGTTCCTCTGAGGAAGACGACAAGAGCTCTGACTACGGCGGTGGCGATGACTCTGACTGA
- the LOC111949913 gene encoding myelin protein zero-like protein 3, with protein MLRQQHMSIRLNIVLLLYLVVCFVLCPVSGITVSSPAEVHSVRGDAVTLTCTFTSTSRATSRMSVDWSYRPQTGGPPHAFFHFSSLAFPPQDGQFNGRVKWLGSPARGDASIQLLNASLSDNGTYTCSVRNPPDVHGFPTSQTVLTVTPKVLAVHFSDVAVLLAFILLPSATITLALLGRMCCPLRDKSQAQGYHSPIEVTPGEEPGFKQIHSKEKNTTCCHIYFLDSDYEDYYVHKERPPAQGETMAESQC; from the exons ATGCTTCGGCAACAACATATGAGTATACGTTTGAACATTGTATTGTTGCTGTATTTAGTGGTTTGTTTTG TGCTGTGCCCTGTGTCAGGCATAACAGTGAGCTCCCCTGCGGAGGTCCATTCTGTGAGGGGTGATGCCGTCACCCTGACTTGCACCTTCACCTCTACCAGCCGAGCCACCAGCCGTATGTCAGTGGACTGGTCCTACAGGCCCCAGACCGGAGGCCCTCCGCATGCA TTCTTCCACTTCTCCTCTCTGGCGTTCCCTCCGCAGGACGGCCAGTTTAACGGGCGCGTGAAGTGGCTGGGCAGCCCGGCCCGGGGCGACGCCTCCATCCAGCTCCTCAACGCCTCCCTCAGCGACAACGGCAcctacacctgctctgtcaggaacCCCCCCGACGTTCACGGATTCCCCACCTCACAGACCGTCCTCACCGTGACGCCCAAAG tgCTCGCGGTTCACTTCTCGGACGTGGCGGTGCTTTTAGCCTTCATCCTGCTTCCTTCCGCCACCATCACGCTGGCTCTGCTGGGTCGCATGTGCTGCCCTCTGAGGGACAAGAGCCAGGCCCAGGGTTACCACTCCCCTATTGAGGTCACACCTGG AGAGGAGCCTGGCTTCAAGCAGATCCACAGCAAGGAGAAAAACACGACATGCTGCCACATATATTTTCTG GATTCCGACTATGAGGATTACTACGTCCACAAAGAGAGGCCTCCGGCTCAGGGAGAGACCATGGCCgagtctcagtgctag